One segment of Parvularcula sp. IMCC14364 DNA contains the following:
- a CDS encoding CTP synthase, with amino-acid sequence MARYIFITGGVVSSLGKGVAAAALGALLQARGYKVRLRKLDPYLNVDPGTMSPYQHGEVFVTDDGAETDLDLGHYERFTGVSACKTDNITTGQLYSQIIERERRGDYLGATVQVIPHVTDAIKEFVLHDHGGADFVLCEIGGTVGDIEGLPFFEAIRQLKNELPPGDALFVHLTLMPYIPSAGEMKTKPTQHSVKELRSIGIQPDILLVRADRPVPESEKRKIALFCNVRQTSVIQAMDCRTIYEVPLAYHGEGFDREVLELFGINDAPPPDLTSWQEIVRRITSPDGEVAIAIVGKYTVLKDAYKSLIEALIHGGIANNVRVRLDWIDSAVFEKEENALARLENVHGILVPGGFGERGTEGKIRAAQFAREHDIPYFGICYGMQMAIIEAARNLLGIDNARSSEFEQGGRPVVGLMTEWQKDGMRETRHQESDLGGTMRLGAYPAKLEEGSLVHEIYGESQISERHRHRYEVDMSLAEELASQGINFSGVSPDSKLPEIMENKNHPWFVGVQYHPELKSRPFDPHPLFASFINAALVRSRLV; translated from the coding sequence ATGGCGCGATATATTTTCATTACTGGCGGCGTGGTTTCTTCTCTTGGAAAAGGCGTCGCTGCTGCAGCTCTTGGAGCCCTGTTACAGGCTCGAGGCTATAAAGTACGTTTACGGAAGCTCGACCCTTATCTGAATGTGGACCCGGGGACCATGAGCCCTTATCAGCACGGCGAAGTGTTCGTGACAGATGATGGCGCTGAGACTGATCTGGACCTTGGCCATTATGAACGCTTTACAGGTGTTTCTGCCTGCAAAACGGACAACATCACAACCGGTCAGCTCTACTCACAGATTATCGAGCGGGAGCGACGCGGCGACTATCTCGGCGCAACCGTTCAGGTCATCCCGCATGTAACCGATGCGATAAAGGAATTTGTCCTGCACGATCATGGCGGCGCGGATTTCGTGCTGTGTGAAATAGGCGGCACAGTAGGGGATATTGAAGGCCTTCCGTTCTTTGAGGCCATTCGCCAACTCAAGAATGAGCTGCCCCCCGGCGATGCATTATTCGTGCACCTCACGCTGATGCCATATATTCCGTCAGCCGGAGAGATGAAAACAAAGCCGACACAGCACTCGGTAAAGGAATTGCGCTCCATCGGTATTCAGCCGGATATACTGCTGGTGCGTGCTGACCGTCCAGTGCCGGAAAGTGAAAAGCGCAAGATTGCCCTGTTCTGTAATGTTCGTCAGACATCCGTTATTCAGGCGATGGATTGCCGCACTATCTATGAAGTACCGCTGGCCTATCATGGGGAAGGGTTCGATCGTGAAGTGCTGGAATTGTTCGGCATCAACGATGCGCCGCCGCCTGACCTGACAAGCTGGCAGGAAATCGTGCGGCGCATAACCTCGCCGGATGGCGAAGTCGCTATTGCGATTGTCGGCAAATATACTGTTCTGAAAGATGCCTATAAATCGCTGATCGAAGCGCTTATCCATGGTGGCATCGCGAACAATGTGCGTGTACGCCTTGACTGGATTGACTCGGCCGTATTCGAAAAAGAGGAAAACGCGCTGGCCCGGCTGGAAAATGTCCATGGCATTCTTGTGCCCGGTGGATTTGGCGAGCGCGGCACTGAGGGAAAGATCAGGGCGGCGCAATTCGCACGTGAACACGACATTCCATATTTTGGTATCTGCTATGGGATGCAGATGGCCATTATTGAGGCGGCACGAAACCTGTTAGGCATTGATAATGCCCGCTCTAGTGAGTTTGAACAAGGTGGCCGCCCTGTCGTTGGTCTGATGACAGAATGGCAGAAGGACGGTATGCGCGAGACCCGCCATCAGGAGAGCGATCTTGGTGGTACGATGCGTCTCGGGGCTTATCCGGCAAAGCTGGAGGAGGGGAGCCTCGTCCACGAAATTTACGGAGAATCGCAGATCAGCGAACGCCATCGCCATCGGTATGAAGTCGATATGTCGCTGGCAGAGGAACTGGCGTCGCAGGGCATCAATTTCTCGGGCGTGTCTCCGGACAGCAAGCTGCCGGAGATCATGGAGAACAAAAATCATCCCTGGTTTGTCGGTGTTCAGTATCACCCGGAACTCAAATCGCGCCCGTTCGACCCGCACCCGCTTTTTGCATCATTCATCAATGCTGCTTTGGTGCGGAGCAGGCTGGTTTGA
- the rpmF gene encoding 50S ribosomal protein L32, with protein MAVPKSKITRSKRGMRRSHDKLSPAAYIEDKKSGNLRRNHHIDLKSGEYNGRQVTEPRD; from the coding sequence ATGGCTGTCCCTAAGAGTAAGATCACCCGCTCCAAGCGTGGTATGCGACGTTCGCACGATAAACTGTCCCCAGCAGCGTATATTGAGGACAAAAAATCAGGCAATCTTCGCCGCAATCATCACATAGACCTCAAGTCTGGTGAGTATAACGGTCGGCAGGTTACAGAGCCGCGCGACTAG
- the eno gene encoding phosphopyruvate hydratase, with product MTAIIDVAGREILDSRGNPTVEVDVLLEDGSRGRAGVPSGASTGAHEAHELRDGDNHRYGGKGVLAAVDAVNGEIMEALVGLDAEEQVLIDETIIDLDGTANKSRLGANALLGVSLAVAKAAADAMALPLYRYVGGTSARVLPAPMMNIINGGAHADNPIDIQEFMIMPLGVGSFSDALRAGAEIFHTLKKELSAAGHNTNVGDEGGFAPGIGSTDEALAFIMKAIDKAGYSAGDDIFIALDAAATEFYQDGKYNLAGENKMLGSDEMAAYLADLVNRYPVVSIEDGMAEDDWDGWHSLTELIGGKCQIVGDDLFVTNEERLLEGISKGCGNSILVKVNQIGTLTETLNAVDTAHRAGYTSVMSHRSGETEDTTIADLAVATNCGQIKTGSLARSDRLAKYNQLLRIEEELDSTGIYAGKSMLRLG from the coding sequence ATGACGGCGATTATAGATGTGGCAGGCCGCGAGATTCTCGACAGCCGCGGCAATCCGACAGTTGAAGTGGACGTCCTTCTTGAAGATGGCTCGCGCGGCAGAGCTGGTGTCCCGTCAGGTGCATCAACGGGCGCACACGAGGCACATGAGCTGCGTGACGGCGACAATCATCGGTATGGCGGGAAGGGTGTTCTCGCGGCGGTTGATGCCGTCAATGGCGAGATTATGGAAGCACTTGTTGGCCTGGACGCAGAAGAACAGGTGCTGATTGATGAGACGATCATCGACCTCGACGGTACAGCCAACAAGTCACGCCTGGGCGCCAATGCGCTGTTGGGCGTGTCGCTCGCTGTGGCAAAAGCCGCTGCTGACGCTATGGCCCTGCCGCTTTATCGCTATGTGGGCGGCACGTCTGCACGCGTCTTGCCAGCGCCAATGATGAATATCATCAATGGTGGTGCCCATGCGGATAATCCCATCGACATTCAGGAATTCATGATCATGCCGCTGGGTGTCGGCAGTTTTTCTGACGCTTTGCGCGCAGGTGCAGAGATATTTCATACACTGAAAAAAGAACTGTCAGCTGCCGGACACAACACAAATGTGGGAGATGAAGGTGGGTTCGCACCAGGCATCGGGTCTACAGATGAAGCGCTGGCATTTATCATGAAAGCGATTGATAAAGCTGGCTATAGTGCGGGTGATGACATTTTCATCGCTCTGGATGCAGCGGCTACTGAGTTTTATCAAGACGGCAAGTATAATCTTGCTGGCGAGAACAAAATGCTCGGGTCGGATGAGATGGCTGCCTATCTCGCTGACCTTGTGAACCGGTATCCCGTCGTGTCGATTGAAGATGGCATGGCAGAAGATGATTGGGATGGCTGGCACAGCCTGACGGAATTGATCGGCGGCAAATGCCAGATCGTCGGTGATGATCTTTTCGTCACCAATGAAGAACGGCTTCTTGAAGGCATCAGCAAAGGCTGTGGCAACTCGATCCTCGTCAAGGTCAACCAGATTGGCACACTGACGGAAACCCTGAACGCCGTCGATACAGCCCACCGTGCTGGCTATACATCCGTGATGTCTCATCGCTCAGGCGAAACCGAAGACACGACGATTGCCGATCTTGCAGTTGCAACGAACTGCGGGCAGATCAAGACAGGTTCACTCGCACGCTCAGACCGGCTGGCGAAATACAACCAGCTGCTGCGCATCGAGGAAGAACTTGATTCTACGGGTATTTACGCCGGCAAGAGCATGTTACGTCTTGGGTAA
- a CDS encoding triacylglycerol lipase: MTATIEMPDYCRRPGPLSFLMEARTPFQFFSFIHTAPGLLTAPRGDGRPVVLLPGYLAPELSMEPLAQYLKFLGYDVYPWGLGTNRGNVDEDIERLGSRVEDLEQTFGQQVTLIGWSLGGVVAREVTRLYADSVREVITLGTPIIGGPKYTSVGAFYARARGIDLDRFEEEVHERNSIGFTQPVTSVYSKTDGVVGWRASVDVYNAQADNIEVSGSHFGLGVNPKVWTIIARKLAETAEEAA, translated from the coding sequence ATGACCGCCACCATCGAAATGCCTGATTATTGCAGGCGTCCGGGGCCGCTTTCCTTCCTGATGGAAGCACGTACACCGTTCCAGTTCTTTTCTTTCATTCACACAGCGCCCGGCCTTTTGACCGCGCCGCGCGGTGATGGCCGTCCGGTCGTACTTTTGCCGGGCTATCTCGCGCCAGAATTATCGATGGAGCCATTGGCCCAGTATCTCAAGTTTCTCGGCTATGATGTCTATCCGTGGGGCCTTGGCACCAATCGGGGCAACGTGGATGAAGATATTGAGCGTCTCGGGTCGCGGGTCGAGGATCTTGAACAGACGTTCGGCCAGCAGGTCACCCTGATTGGCTGGAGCCTTGGCGGCGTTGTCGCGCGCGAAGTAACGCGGCTTTATGCGGACTCGGTCCGTGAAGTCATTACGCTCGGCACACCTATCATTGGTGGCCCGAAATATACATCCGTAGGCGCATTCTACGCGCGGGCACGGGGCATAGATCTCGACAGATTTGAAGAGGAAGTGCACGAGCGTAACTCGATCGGTTTCACGCAGCCTGTAACATCCGTTTATTCAAAAACTGATGGTGTTGTTGGCTGGCGCGCCTCCGTCGATGTCTATAATGCGCAAGCCGATAATATCGAAGTTTCCGGGTCGCATTTTGGCCTCGGCGTGAACCCCAAGGTCTGGACTATCATTGCCAGGAAGTTGGCCGAGACGGCGGAAGAGGCGGCCTGA
- a CDS encoding MBL fold metallo-hydrolase, producing the protein MKLRAIILGCGSSGGVPRPGGADGKGNWGACDPAEPKNRRRRCSLLVQRAHETHGWAAPELTTVLVDTSPDLREQLLMAQCGRLDGVLYTHDHADQCHGIDDLRVIALNMMARIPTYVDKATTGHLLNRFSYCFEQAPGSYYPSILEHREMPVNGTTQEIDGPTGPVPFTPFLQHHGNVDSLGFIFGGQGGIAYSSDVHDLPEESFALLTGTRIWIVDALRYKPHVSHAHLDKALDWIARVRPKGAILTNLHVDMDYRSLEKTLPAGVLPAFDGMTLEWELE; encoded by the coding sequence ATGAAGCTGCGCGCGATCATTCTCGGCTGTGGCTCGTCCGGCGGTGTGCCGCGTCCGGGAGGGGCTGACGGGAAGGGTAATTGGGGGGCGTGTGATCCTGCCGAGCCCAAAAACAGGCGCAGGCGTTGCTCTTTGCTGGTGCAGCGGGCGCATGAAACGCACGGGTGGGCAGCACCGGAGCTTACGACTGTTCTGGTGGATACTTCTCCAGATCTGCGCGAGCAGTTGCTGATGGCGCAATGTGGTCGTCTGGACGGTGTTCTTTATACGCATGATCATGCAGATCAGTGCCACGGCATAGACGACTTGCGTGTTATTGCCCTGAACATGATGGCGCGCATACCTACCTATGTGGACAAGGCAACAACTGGCCATCTGCTGAACCGCTTTTCCTATTGCTTCGAACAGGCACCGGGCAGTTATTATCCCTCCATCCTTGAGCATCGCGAAATGCCGGTTAACGGGACCACGCAGGAAATTGATGGTCCGACAGGCCCCGTCCCATTCACACCGTTCCTGCAACATCATGGGAATGTTGATTCGCTCGGCTTTATCTTTGGCGGGCAGGGGGGCATCGCCTATTCCAGTGATGTGCATGACCTGCCTGAAGAAAGCTTTGCGTTGCTGACGGGCACCAGAATCTGGATTGTAGATGCACTGCGCTATAAGCCGCATGTCAGTCATGCGCATCTCGACAAAGCCCTGGACTGGATTGCCCGCGTGCGGCCAAAGGGTGCCATTCTGACCAACCTGCATGTGGATATGGACTATCGCAGCCTGGAGAAAACGCTGCCTGCGGGCGTTCTGCCTGCTTTTGATGGCATGACGCTGGAGTGGGAATTAGAATAA
- a CDS encoding TatD family hydrolase yields the protein MLVDSHVNLHGEKYEDDLDEVLARAHEAGIGAMLAISDQLSSQPAIQAISSAHEHIWHSVGVHPHHAKDYPELTAAELIELARQSEAVGIGECGLDLYYEYSKLSDQEPVFQAHIEAAQELQLPLIIHTRNADDQMQGMLSEADQVKPLPLLMHCYTSGMSLAQKALELGAYISFSGILTFRKADDVRAIADMVPLDRLLIETDCPYLAPVPHRGRRCEPAHVVHVADKLAELKNVTPEEIARVTTDNFFRLFSKADRSKALVT from the coding sequence ATGCTGGTTGATAGTCATGTGAATCTGCATGGAGAGAAGTACGAGGATGATCTCGACGAGGTTCTGGCACGTGCACATGAAGCCGGGATAGGGGCCATGCTTGCTATCTCTGACCAGCTGAGTTCGCAACCAGCTATTCAGGCGATCAGCTCTGCGCATGAGCATATCTGGCATTCTGTTGGTGTTCATCCGCATCACGCGAAAGATTATCCCGAGCTTACAGCTGCAGAACTGATAGAGTTGGCAAGGCAATCAGAGGCAGTAGGCATTGGGGAGTGTGGCCTTGATCTTTACTATGAGTACTCGAAACTCTCTGATCAGGAGCCGGTGTTTCAGGCCCATATAGAAGCCGCACAGGAGCTGCAGCTGCCCCTGATTATCCATACGCGCAACGCTGATGATCAGATGCAGGGAATGCTTTCGGAAGCAGATCAGGTGAAGCCTCTACCCTTGCTGATGCATTGCTATACGTCCGGCATGTCCCTGGCACAGAAAGCGCTGGAGCTGGGCGCTTATATTTCCTTTTCAGGGATCCTGACTTTCAGGAAAGCCGATGATGTTCGCGCCATCGCTGACATGGTGCCGCTAGACCGGTTGCTGATCGAAACAGATTGCCCATATCTGGCGCCAGTACCACATCGGGGGCGGCGCTGCGAGCCAGCCCATGTCGTGCATGTGGCTGACAAGCTGGCCGAACTCAAAAATGTGACCCCCGAAGAAATTGCGCGTGTGACGACCGACAATTTTTTCCGTCTCTTCAGCAAAGCTGACCGTAGCAAAGCGCTGGTGACATGA
- a CDS encoding DNA polymerase III subunit delta': protein MTDTEPDIILLPEQRHSFVGHLKQERFLRRLLNANALSNGWMICGPSGIGKATLAYRLARAVLSGAEAFQDDETLAVDMSSKIVRLINQKAHPDLYIAERIWDEKKQRYATEISVETIRNLISDMGRTSANGKRVAIIDSADDLNRNAANALLKVLEEPPKGALVLLLVNAPGRLLPTIRSRCRVLSLQTLPEETVADFLETDAQLSSGDARHIAAISGGRPGYAIHLAKGEGLEAAALADEFLSVLVSSAGFNTLADKLSPKSADDLWRSFRMILLQKISQQARQNAVGEAANDIQAFASTSPATLVRIWEELKLLVEAGEALNTERGQLLLTMGIKSRAILREAA, encoded by the coding sequence ATGACTGATACGGAACCTGACATCATTCTGCTGCCCGAGCAGCGCCATTCATTTGTTGGCCATTTGAAGCAGGAAAGATTCCTGCGCCGCCTGCTGAACGCAAATGCCCTGAGCAATGGATGGATGATCTGTGGTCCGTCTGGCATCGGTAAGGCAACGCTGGCCTATCGTCTGGCACGGGCTGTGCTTTCCGGAGCTGAGGCATTTCAGGATGATGAGACACTTGCTGTTGATATGTCTTCGAAGATAGTACGGCTCATCAACCAGAAGGCGCACCCTGATCTTTATATTGCCGAGCGCATCTGGGATGAGAAGAAGCAGCGCTATGCCACTGAAATATCAGTAGAAACCATTCGCAACCTCATCTCTGATATGGGGCGCACCAGCGCAAACGGTAAGCGTGTTGCCATTATTGACAGTGCTGATGATCTCAACCGTAACGCAGCAAATGCGCTTTTGAAAGTGCTGGAAGAGCCGCCCAAGGGTGCGCTGGTATTACTGCTGGTCAACGCGCCCGGTCGTTTACTGCCCACGATACGCTCAAGATGCCGGGTTCTTTCATTGCAGACATTACCTGAAGAAACGGTCGCTGACTTCCTTGAAACTGATGCGCAACTGTCCTCTGGTGATGCCCGGCATATTGCTGCGATCAGTGGGGGCAGGCCCGGCTACGCCATACATCTGGCAAAAGGAGAGGGGCTTGAAGCTGCGGCGCTGGCTGATGAATTCTTATCCGTTCTTGTATCCAGCGCAGGATTCAATACCCTTGCTGACAAATTATCACCGAAGTCAGCCGATGATTTGTGGCGCAGCTTCCGCATGATCCTGTTACAGAAGATCAGCCAACAGGCGCGTCAGAATGCCGTTGGTGAAGCAGCAAATGACATTCAGGCCTTTGCTTCTACATCACCCGCCACGCTCGTGCGCATATGGGAAGAGTTGAAACTACTTGTCGAGGCGGGCGAGGCACTGAACACAGAGCGCGGACAGCTTTTGCTGACAATGGGCATCAAGAGCCGCGCAATCCTGAGAGAGGCGGCCTGA
- the tmk gene encoding dTMP kinase, translating to MHGSFITFEGVEGAGKSTQIVVLADWLRDAGYTVMMTREPGGAPQAEQIRDLLVSGDTASWTDMGECLLMNAARTEHLARTIRPALKAGSIVLCDRFMDSTRAYQGGAGGIDMTALRQIERAVVGNTGPDLTFIFDLPVAAGLERAKTRGGDDRFEKKGRAYHERVRSAFLQIAAEEPDRCKVIQADQTQDKVTQDILAIIKAWLPVKGGGHHD from the coding sequence ATGCACGGTTCCTTCATTACCTTTGAGGGCGTTGAAGGCGCTGGAAAGTCCACCCAGATTGTTGTGCTTGCTGACTGGCTTCGTGATGCTGGATACACTGTTATGATGACACGTGAACCTGGCGGCGCACCACAAGCAGAGCAGATCCGGGACCTGCTGGTCAGCGGGGATACGGCTTCATGGACGGATATGGGCGAATGCCTGTTAATGAATGCAGCGCGCACAGAGCACTTGGCACGCACTATTCGTCCGGCACTCAAGGCGGGTAGTATAGTGCTATGCGATCGGTTCATGGATTCAACGCGTGCGTATCAGGGCGGTGCGGGGGGCATCGACATGACAGCCCTGCGCCAGATCGAAAGGGCTGTTGTTGGCAATACCGGCCCTGATCTGACATTCATATTCGATCTGCCGGTTGCAGCGGGGCTGGAACGGGCAAAGACGCGAGGAGGCGATGACCGTTTTGAGAAAAAGGGGCGCGCCTATCACGAGCGGGTAAGATCTGCTTTTCTCCAGATTGCCGCAGAAGAGCCGGATCGCTGCAAGGTCATTCAGGCTGATCAGACGCAGGATAAAGTCACACAGGATATTCTCGCCATTATAAAAGCATGGCTGCCGGTAAAAGGCGGGGGGCATCATGACTGA
- a CDS encoding D-alanyl-D-alanine carboxypeptidase family protein: protein MFARSATISFLSLVITALSLPAFAAERYFSTQATHAIIIDDTSGVILYEKNAFESIPPASMSKLMTLAVVFDALKEGRVTLDTEFYVSTEAWQLGGSKMFVLVDTTIPLRELLKGIIVASGNDACLVVAQNLTAPLVGRIENESQLADPAEFVSLMNRKARALGLVQSSFANPTGLPDPGQRMSMRDLALLAQHIIHTYPEYYSLFQLPEFTWSNITQQNRNPLIAGFDGAEGLKTGHTEEAGYGVVGAASVNGQRRIVVLAGLPTMNERAREANRMMGLAFSEFDTRTFFASGDIVGEAEVFMGEKAAVPLRLSNNVAYTMHRRKLAGARATLVYTGPLKAPLQANQQVALLRIDLPGEEAQEYPLFTAERVPGIGLFGKLAQGARALLTPPSAADIE, encoded by the coding sequence ATGTTTGCGCGTTCAGCGACAATCTCATTTCTGTCTCTTGTTATTACGGCACTCAGCCTGCCAGCTTTTGCGGCTGAGCGATATTTCAGTACGCAGGCGACACACGCCATCATCATTGATGATACCTCTGGCGTCATCCTTTATGAGAAGAATGCTTTCGAGAGCATACCGCCTGCTTCAATGAGTAAATTGATGACTCTGGCAGTGGTTTTTGATGCCCTCAAGGAAGGGCGCGTCACTCTTGATACGGAATTCTATGTCAGTACTGAAGCCTGGCAGCTTGGTGGCTCCAAAATGTTTGTGCTGGTGGATACAACGATACCGTTACGGGAATTGTTAAAGGGTATCATCGTTGCTTCCGGAAATGATGCCTGTCTTGTTGTCGCACAAAACCTGACGGCGCCACTGGTCGGTCGTATCGAAAATGAAAGCCAGCTTGCTGACCCGGCGGAATTTGTTTCCTTGATGAACCGGAAAGCGCGTGCACTGGGACTGGTGCAGTCCAGTTTCGCCAATCCGACCGGTTTGCCTGATCCAGGTCAGCGCATGAGCATGCGCGACCTGGCGCTGCTGGCACAGCATATTATTCATACCTATCCAGAGTATTATTCCCTGTTCCAGCTGCCGGAGTTTACCTGGTCGAACATTACCCAGCAAAACCGTAACCCGTTGATTGCCGGCTTTGACGGGGCAGAGGGGCTAAAGACAGGTCATACGGAAGAAGCAGGATATGGCGTTGTTGGTGCCGCGAGCGTTAACGGGCAACGGCGCATTGTCGTACTGGCGGGGCTACCTACAATGAACGAGCGTGCGCGCGAAGCGAACCGCATGATGGGGCTTGCGTTTTCCGAGTTTGACACGCGGACATTTTTTGCATCTGGAGATATTGTGGGGGAGGCGGAGGTCTTCATGGGCGAGAAAGCGGCCGTGCCTTTGCGGCTGAGCAACAATGTCGCTTACACAATGCATCGCCGAAAGTTGGCCGGCGCAAGAGCAACTCTTGTCTATACGGGGCCGCTGAAAGCGCCGCTTCAAGCCAATCAGCAGGTTGCATTGTTGCGCATTGATTTGCCGGGAGAGGAAGCGCAGGAATATCCTCTGTTTACTGCTGAGAGAGTTCCGGGCATCGGGTTGTTCGGCAAACTGGCACAGGGCGCGCGGGCATTGCTGACACCGCCCAGTGCGGCTGATATAGAATAG
- a CDS encoding septal ring lytic transglycosylase RlpA family protein: protein MAVSNSLRHSCLVALGLVLVSACASNTDLPPAPSSITGGTSQPAGKNPYGEASPHRKVGNPYKVAGIWYYPEVDEDYDAQGVASWYGPKFHGRKTANGEIFDMNRLTAAHPTLPLPSIVRVTNLENGKSINLRLNDRGPFAHGRVIDLSRAAAEEIGYRHDGLARVRVEYLGEASLDDAILALGEPEAFQNGRLARVTHAASNQANPQYDTVRTRIATGPEITVTKPLASESDLDAALIRDAKVAVARAEEMVVETAIPAENLANVSTIAPPKVTRRPVGVDRASDSLSEPDSPVAGRYTVQVAAFSARSNADKVIALFEDSQPVRSLRTEKRGGGWLYKVRLGPFTSREEAESALERAKSEGFADARIVRL, encoded by the coding sequence ATGGCTGTCTCAAATTCCTTACGGCATAGCTGTCTTGTCGCGTTAGGCCTTGTACTGGTTTCGGCCTGTGCCTCGAACACGGATCTGCCGCCAGCCCCGTCATCCATTACGGGGGGCACCTCGCAGCCAGCGGGCAAAAACCCATATGGTGAAGCCAGCCCGCACCGGAAAGTCGGTAACCCCTACAAGGTGGCTGGCATCTGGTATTACCCCGAAGTGGATGAGGATTATGACGCACAGGGCGTCGCTTCCTGGTACGGGCCGAAGTTTCATGGCCGTAAGACAGCCAATGGCGAGATTTTTGACATGAACCGGCTGACAGCGGCACATCCTACCCTGCCGCTTCCCTCTATCGTGCGTGTGACTAATCTGGAAAACGGGAAGTCGATCAACCTGAGATTGAATGACCGGGGCCCGTTTGCGCATGGGCGGGTGATAGATCTCTCCCGGGCTGCGGCTGAAGAAATCGGCTATCGCCATGATGGACTGGCGCGGGTACGCGTTGAATATCTCGGAGAGGCAAGTTTAGATGATGCCATATTGGCCCTTGGTGAGCCGGAAGCATTTCAAAACGGGCGTCTGGCGCGCGTAACCCATGCCGCGAGCAATCAGGCGAACCCGCAATATGATACCGTCAGGACACGTATTGCCACTGGGCCCGAAATTACCGTCACCAAACCGCTGGCATCTGAGTCAGACCTTGATGCTGCGCTTATCAGGGATGCAAAAGTGGCTGTGGCCCGGGCTGAGGAGATGGTTGTCGAAACGGCGATACCGGCGGAAAACCTCGCTAATGTCAGCACGATCGCCCCACCCAAAGTGACACGGCGCCCAGTTGGTGTGGATAGAGCCAGCGACAGCCTATCAGAACCCGACAGCCCGGTTGCGGGGCGTTACACCGTTCAGGTTGCAGCATTTTCAGCTCGCAGCAATGCTGACAAGGTGATTGCCCTTTTCGAGGATAGCCAGCCGGTCAGATCCCTGCGAACAGAAAAACGTGGGGGCGGCTGGTTATACAAGGTTCGCCTTGGCCCGTTCACGTCACGCGAAGAGGCTGAATCAGCCCTGGAGCGGGCAAAAAGCGAAGGCTTTGCAGACGCACGTATTGTCCGGCTCTGA
- a CDS encoding MerR family transcriptional regulator translates to MAKENEAARILARHMPTLDEQHELSGTPFDPTDYAFTVAEASKASGLSEGSIRNFLRRETLPVGKKNRLGRIMFSALDTVRLRVIGDLNKLLSVDPSSAAPVAEHVVNHCAAWMRRENSHLHSDENGYRKETRLIIHLDRETGTPVMAPYAWGESLLGMKVPDRGDEQDWARKPIVILPVEQIFGDVLEELFQILEAEQ, encoded by the coding sequence ATGGCAAAAGAAAATGAAGCGGCACGTATTTTAGCAAGGCATATGCCCACGCTTGATGAGCAGCATGAGCTTTCTGGTACTCCCTTTGATCCCACAGATTACGCCTTCACTGTCGCTGAAGCCAGTAAGGCGTCCGGACTCTCGGAGGGTAGCATAAGAAATTTTCTTAGGCGTGAAACGTTACCGGTCGGAAAGAAAAACAGGCTGGGTAGAATTATGTTCTCGGCATTAGATACTGTTCGGCTACGAGTTATCGGTGACCTAAACAAACTGCTGTCAGTAGACCCATCATCCGCGGCGCCTGTTGCGGAACATGTTGTTAATCACTGCGCGGCCTGGATGCGTCGAGAGAACAGCCACCTACACTCCGATGAGAATGGTTACCGTAAAGAAACCCGGTTGATTATTCATTTGGACAGGGAGACGGGCACTCCAGTAATGGCACCCTATGCTTGGGGTGAATCACTTTTAGGAATGAAGGTGCCTGACAGAGGCGACGAGCAAGATTGGGCAAGGAAACCCATAGTTATTCTGCCTGTTGAGCAAATTTTCGGGGATGTCCTTGAAGAACTGTTTCAGATACTGGAGGCTGAGCAATAA
- a CDS encoding helix-turn-helix domain-containing protein encodes MARAALGLGVRDLAELAGVSQDTISRIERGEVLKTATVATIYQALETAGVQFIPENGGGPGVRLRKCPTD; translated from the coding sequence ATGGCACGTGCCGCACTCGGTCTGGGCGTCAGGGATCTAGCCGAACTAGCGGGCGTTTCTCAGGATACGATATCCAGAATTGAACGAGGAGAAGTGTTAAAGACGGCTACAGTGGCAACTATCTACCAAGCACTAGAAACGGCTGGCGTTCAATTTATTCCCGAGAATGGCGGCGGTCCTGGAGTGAGATTAAGAAAATGTCCCACAGACTAA